The Candidatus Brocadiaceae bacterium genome window below encodes:
- the gyrB gene encoding DNA topoisomerase (ATP-hydrolyzing) subunit B, translating into MAEDRLADDGYQANKIRVLGGIDHVRVRPAMYIGDTSERGLHHLVEEVVANSIDEALAGRCDTIHVRIHADGSVSVTDNGGGIPVEIHPEIGKPGLEVVMTMLNAGAKFDHDSYKFSAGLHGVGVSCVNALSEWLEAEVWVHGQVHYQRYERGVARTPVENRGRTDRRGTRVRFRPDGTIFQTTEFRWDIIARRLRELAFLNAGVSITLSDQEQEKEQTFLYKGGIREFVEHLNEGKEPIHADVICIEGAGDGIGCQIALQYNATYLETVFSFANNINTVEGGTHLSGLRSALTRTMNNYAKEHNLLKDLTPTGQDYREGLTAVISIQLPEPQFEGQTKTKLGNREVGGLVEQFVNEKLGVYCEEHPECARAVVSKATEAAQAREAARKARDLTRRKGALSGANLPGKLRDCSSRDVASTELFIVEGQSAGGTASMGRDRRFQAILPLRGVILNVEKARIDKMLSNLEIRTLITALGTGIGHDDFSVEKLRYGKVIIMADADIDGAHIRTLLLTFFFRQMQPLIERGNLYIAQPPLYRITRKGKKQYVYDDRTLQKTLLDLGVGEARLQFRLSDGTEGNLEPEDLATFVNTLADLEQVMSRLSSHGVDVRRCLADGMGGQVGRFPLYRVLRVDADGREHEHLFYTEEEFDAFIRHLHEELEQRGEDLEIIEEDASADLTERPQRNSIRPLRFDEAERVEELIQRLRTLGLSGRCLFDGNGEDADFRVLSNGSERRVSSLLALISAMRELGREGLDIQRYKGLGEMNAAELAETTLNPESRRTVQVTIGDAVTADRYFSILAGKDVKPRREFIERHALEVRNLDV; encoded by the coding sequence ATGGCAGAAGACAGACTGGCGGATGACGGATATCAGGCCAACAAGATCCGCGTGCTCGGCGGGATCGATCACGTGCGGGTCCGGCCGGCCATGTACATCGGCGACACGTCCGAGCGGGGACTGCACCACCTGGTGGAAGAAGTCGTCGCCAACAGCATCGACGAGGCCCTGGCGGGACGCTGCGACACCATCCACGTGCGGATCCACGCGGACGGGAGCGTTTCGGTGACGGACAACGGCGGCGGAATCCCCGTCGAGATCCACCCGGAGATCGGGAAGCCCGGCCTGGAAGTCGTGATGACGATGCTCAACGCCGGGGCCAAGTTCGACCACGATTCCTACAAGTTCTCAGCCGGGCTGCACGGGGTCGGCGTCTCCTGCGTCAACGCGCTGAGCGAATGGCTCGAGGCGGAGGTCTGGGTGCATGGCCAGGTGCACTACCAGCGGTACGAACGCGGCGTGGCCAGGACGCCTGTGGAGAACCGCGGCCGCACCGACCGGCGGGGCACGCGCGTGCGGTTCCGGCCCGACGGCACGATCTTCCAGACGACCGAGTTCCGTTGGGACATCATCGCGCGCCGCCTGCGCGAACTCGCCTTCCTGAATGCCGGCGTGTCGATCACCCTCTCCGATCAGGAGCAGGAGAAGGAGCAGACCTTCCTGTACAAGGGCGGCATCCGGGAGTTCGTCGAGCACCTGAACGAGGGCAAGGAGCCGATCCACGCCGACGTCATCTGCATCGAGGGTGCGGGCGACGGGATCGGCTGTCAGATCGCGCTCCAGTACAACGCCACGTACCTGGAGACCGTGTTCTCCTTCGCCAACAACATCAACACGGTCGAGGGCGGAACCCACCTGAGCGGCCTGCGCAGCGCCCTGACGCGCACCATGAACAACTACGCGAAGGAGCACAACCTGCTGAAGGACCTCACCCCGACCGGGCAGGACTACCGTGAGGGGCTCACGGCCGTCATCAGCATCCAGTTGCCCGAGCCGCAGTTCGAAGGCCAGACCAAGACCAAACTCGGAAACCGCGAGGTCGGCGGCCTGGTGGAGCAGTTCGTCAACGAGAAGCTGGGCGTCTACTGCGAAGAGCATCCCGAATGCGCCCGCGCCGTCGTCTCCAAGGCGACCGAGGCGGCCCAGGCGCGCGAGGCCGCCCGCAAGGCGCGGGACCTGACCCGGCGCAAGGGCGCCCTCTCGGGCGCCAACCTGCCCGGCAAGCTGCGCGACTGCTCCAGCCGCGACGTGGCCAGCACCGAGCTGTTCATCGTGGAAGGCCAGAGCGCCGGCGGCACGGCCAGCATGGGCCGTGATCGCCGCTTCCAGGCCATCCTCCCCCTCCGCGGCGTGATCCTGAACGTCGAGAAGGCGCGCATCGACAAGATGCTGAGCAACCTGGAGATCCGCACGCTGATCACCGCGCTCGGCACGGGCATCGGACACGACGACTTCAGCGTCGAGAAGCTCCGCTACGGCAAGGTCATCATCATGGCGGACGCCGACATCGACGGCGCGCACATCCGCACGCTCCTGCTGACCTTCTTCTTCCGGCAGATGCAGCCGCTGATCGAACGCGGGAACCTCTACATCGCTCAGCCGCCGCTCTACCGCATCACGCGCAAGGGCAAGAAGCAGTACGTGTATGATGACCGGACCCTTCAGAAGACCCTGCTGGACCTCGGTGTCGGCGAAGCGCGCCTGCAGTTCCGGCTCTCGGACGGAACCGAAGGGAATCTGGAACCCGAGGACCTGGCGACGTTTGTCAACACACTGGCCGACCTGGAGCAGGTGATGTCGCGCCTCTCCTCCCACGGCGTGGACGTGCGGCGGTGTCTGGCCGATGGAATGGGCGGGCAGGTCGGGCGGTTCCCGCTCTATCGCGTGCTGCGCGTCGACGCGGACGGGCGCGAGCACGAGCACCTGTTCTACACCGAAGAGGAGTTCGACGCGTTCATCCGGCATCTCCACGAGGAGTTGGAGCAGCGCGGCGAGGACTTGGAGATCATCGAGGAAGACGCGTCGGCCGACCTGACGGAACGCCCGCAGCGCAACAGCATCCGGCCCCTCCGTTTTGACGAGGCGGAACGGGTCGAAGAACTGATTCAGCGGCTGCGCACACTCGGCCTATCCGGGCGCTGCCTGTTCGACGGGAACGGCGAGGACGCCGATTTCCGCGTTCTCTCCAACGGCAGCGAACGCCGGGTCTCGTCGCTCCTGGCGCTCATCTCTGCAATGCGCGAACTCGGCCGCGAAGGCCTGGACATCCAGCGTTACAAGGGGCTGGGCGAGATGAACGCCGCCGAACTGGCCGAGACGACCCTCAACCCCGAGTCGCGTCGCACCGTGCAGGTGACGATCGGCGACGCCGTGACGGCCGACCGTTACTTCAGCATCCTCGCCGGCAAGGACGTGAAGCCCCGGCGCGAGTTCATCGAGCGGCACGCCCTGGAGGTGAGGAACCTGGACGTATAG
- the dnaN gene encoding DNA polymerase III subunit beta, with the protein MKLVAEREALFHGFQRVGAIVSTNIQQPVYRNVRLQASEDVWLSATDLEVGIALRIPGAHVEETGVVLLPPTRVAPILGATPDEHVSMVEDDGAVRIETNDGRFRILGEDPTDFPDMPELPATGVVEVDPEVFKYAVRRTLFAAAEERGRFALNGVLFVLGKDEGLEVVAADGAQLAHVRKKVSNPEGIQTEFIVMKRGLELLMRMADYGREPVRFAATENQFIAENDAGRMFCQLVDGQFPNYREVIPEEGKVKVQLPVKEMLSAVKRAFFLTTEQARVVDFRFVSGELLISAESADIGRADVRLPIDYDGEEATISFNPAFLQNMLSVVERDVVKMRFNDHRSPCVLKSGLDYTYVLSPVVREEAEV; encoded by the coding sequence ATGAAATTGGTAGCCGAACGGGAAGCGCTTTTCCACGGGTTCCAGCGTGTCGGCGCGATCGTCAGCACCAACATCCAGCAGCCCGTCTATCGGAACGTCCGACTACAGGCTTCTGAGGACGTGTGGCTATCGGCCACGGACCTGGAAGTCGGGATTGCCCTGAGGATTCCGGGCGCACACGTCGAAGAGACGGGCGTGGTTCTCCTGCCCCCAACACGCGTGGCTCCCATCCTGGGCGCGACTCCGGATGAGCACGTATCCATGGTCGAAGACGATGGGGCGGTGCGCATCGAGACGAACGACGGGAGATTCCGCATCCTGGGAGAGGATCCGACGGACTTCCCCGACATGCCCGAGCTTCCCGCGACAGGCGTCGTGGAGGTCGATCCGGAGGTTTTCAAGTACGCCGTGCGGAGGACGTTGTTTGCGGCGGCGGAGGAACGCGGCCGGTTCGCGCTGAACGGCGTCCTGTTCGTGCTCGGCAAGGACGAGGGGCTGGAAGTCGTGGCGGCCGACGGTGCCCAACTGGCACACGTCAGGAAGAAGGTCAGCAATCCCGAAGGCATCCAGACCGAGTTCATCGTGATGAAGCGGGGGCTGGAACTGCTGATGCGGATGGCGGATTACGGCCGGGAGCCCGTGCGGTTTGCGGCGACGGAGAACCAGTTCATCGCCGAGAACGATGCGGGCCGGATGTTCTGCCAACTGGTCGACGGTCAGTTCCCCAACTACAGGGAAGTCATCCCCGAGGAGGGGAAGGTGAAGGTGCAGCTCCCGGTGAAGGAGATGTTGAGCGCCGTGAAACGCGCCTTCTTCCTGACGACGGAGCAGGCGCGGGTCGTGGACTTCCGGTTCGTCTCTGGTGAGCTGCTCATCAGTGCCGAATCGGCGGACATCGGTCGGGCGGACGTGCGGCTGCCGATCGACTATGACGGGGAGGAGGCCACGATCTCCTTCAACCCCGCGTTCCTTCAGAACATGCTGTCCGTCGTGGAGCGGGACGTCGTCAAGATGCGCTTCAACGACCATCGCTCGCCTTGCGTTCTGAAAAGCGGTCTGGACTACACCTACGTTCTGAGCCCGGTCGTCCGGGAAGAGGCCGAGGTATGA
- a CDS encoding DUF721 domain-containing protein: protein MSGPAPWDARETARSFGDVVRAVLRRKKFAEKGRYGRLVKVWNDLVGPGVAEHTRVKAFQDGRLVVDVGSPALLHELNGFLKDSLLAGMQSTDAGRDIARLEFRLGVVRCDGDEGR, encoded by the coding sequence ATGAGTGGTCCCGCCCCGTGGGATGCGCGGGAGACGGCCCGGTCGTTCGGAGATGTAGTCCGTGCGGTTCTGCGCAGGAAGAAGTTCGCCGAGAAGGGTCGCTACGGACGGCTCGTGAAGGTCTGGAACGATCTGGTGGGACCGGGGGTGGCGGAGCACACCCGTGTGAAGGCATTCCAGGACGGGCGGCTTGTGGTGGACGTAGGCTCGCCGGCCCTACTCCATGAACTCAACGGCTTCCTCAAAGACAGCCTGCTGGCAGGTATGCAGTCGACGGACGCCGGCCGCGACATCGCCCGGTTGGAGTTCCGTTTGGGCGTCGTGCGTTGCGACGGCGACGAAGGCAGATAG